The genome window CTGAAAGTAGCCAGCGAGATGATGGCCGAATATGACCCCGGGCGCTATCAGCCACTCTACTAGAACCTGCTCTATCCGGGGCAGGTTAGTTGGCAGTGGGCCAAGCCCAAGCTAAGAGGGCTGGATGGGCCTATGGTGAGCTGCATCCTTGCCCTACCCTTCGCTTCGGTGGCTGCGAATGCCAGCGATACAGGCGGCTCTTCCATAGGCAGCTAATTACCTGCTCAGCGTCTGTGCCCCCGGTGTGCAGCATATGCAACCGTCCCTAAGATGCCCACGCAGGAAGCGGGGTGTGAACTAAGAAAACAGCTAGCAGGCTACTAGCCTTGCTGCTGTACGACAGCCTGCCGGATTCGCCTACCCCTTGTGCAGTACAAGGAGGGACGGAACGGCGGATGTAGTCCTTACCCCATCCAACTAGTGCATGGCGCGCTGGACACCGGCCTCGCTCCCGCTACAGGTCTATCTCCTGGCTGGAAATCGAAGCCGCAGAGAAGTAGCCGAAAGCGTAGTTGTCCGGGCTGGTTACATTCCGGACATTGGTAACCGGATTGGCAGGCTGGGGGGAGAAGGGGTTACCATTCTGATCCACCAGCTGAGATAAACCCGTGAAGTACTCAAACATGTGGCGGGTAATACCTAGCTGCTCGATTCGAACACGGCCCTTGCGCGAAAAATACAAGTCTAGCTCCAGCTCTATCTTATTCCCGTCTACCAGCTCGTCCTCAACCACAGCTATATCGTCGATACTATTCAGCAAGGAGTCGTCCAAATAACCGCGCCAGTAGTAGTAATCGCCCGGCCCAACAGGCTCCTGCGTGAAAATAGTTACCAAATAACCAGGGTCATCTATAGTAGGCACATCCCCTTCTTCTATGAAGCGGGCCGTCAATGCCTCCAGTTCGGGTACGGAGTTCATGTAGCTTTCAGCCTCATAGCGCTGGCCGTTCACCTCCACTGTCAGGAAGTAGGGTCGTTCGTTCTCCAATAGAACCGGGCCTGGAGTGGTATAGTAACTATCGCCGTCCGTATCTGTCAAGGTCCAGATTGTGGTGCCATCTGATACGGTTACTGTTGCGCCTTGCACTGCTGGCGGTGGGTTGTTATCGAAGAAGCGACGTGTCCATGTAAGGCGTACGCGGATGGGCTCGGATCGGTTGACGAGCATGCACTCCACAACCAGGCGGGGTTCATCGTTAGCCAAGTCCAGTTCTATTCGTTCGGTACAGCTACTTGAGACAACGGACAGCAGCAACAATACGATTATGCTTTGATAAGAAATGCGTTTCATGATACTTAATTTAGCTCAAAGTTCCAGGTGACCGAAGGTACAAAGGCAAAGAGATACGTTTTCTCTACAAAGGTGTTGTTACTCGTACTGTCTTC of Bacteroidota bacterium contains these proteins:
- a CDS encoding DUF4249 domain-containing protein — its product is MKRISYQSIIVLLLLSVVSSSCTERIELDLANDEPRLVVECMLVNRSEPIRVRLTWTRRFFDNNPPPAVQGATVTVSDGTTIWTLTDTDGDSYYTTPGPVLLENERPYFLTVEVNGQRYEAESYMNSVPELEALTARFIEEGDVPTIDDPGYLVTIFTQEPVGPGDYYYWRGYLDDSLLNSIDDIAVVEDELVDGNKIELELDLYFSRKGRVRIEQLGITRHMFEYFTGLSQLVDQNGNPFSPQPANPVTNVRNVTSPDNYAFGYFSAASISSQEIDL